A genomic region of Stenotrophomonas sp. NA06056 contains the following coding sequences:
- the putA gene encoding bifunctional proline dehydrogenase/L-glutamate gamma-semialdehyde dehydrogenase PutA: MNAPSSPIAASDAPRPSALLSPELPASPNPFRQAITDGWLKDEASHVRELLAQARLPADEQAKVQALAADLVARVRVRAKDQGAIEAFMRQYDLGSEEGVLLMCVAEALLRIPDQETADKLIRDKLADADWEKHLGGSDSVLVNASTWGLMLTGKLVQMNDATRADAPSAFKRLVGRVGEPVVRLAVRQAMKIMGHQFVMGRTISEALSRSHKGDNASYRYSFDMLGEGALTMKDALRYLEDYRRAIHAIGGDHKARGGRADGDVNNAPGISIKLSALYPRYEHAKRARVLKDLVPGVLELAQLAKSYGIGCTVDAEESDRLELSLDIIEQVFSDASLAGWDGFGVVVQAYQKRTPYTIDHLADMARRAGRRLQVRLVKGAYWDAEIKRAQIEGYAGYPVFTRKQNTDVSYLACAKRLFTHADAIYPMFATHNAHTIAAVRSIANGGVYEHQKLHGMGDDLYAEVVPADRLNLPCRVYAPVGSHEDLLPYLVRRLLENGANSSFVNRITDERVPIADLVRDPVEMVSSFESIPHPKIPLPVDLLRSQNHDRKNSMGANLANDNELRALAEQLNAAVKPWQAAPLVPGANPTGASLPVTNPADTRDVVGQWQAADAATVQKALANAVAAQPAWNRTPAASRAAILEHAADQLEARMPEFMALCVKEAGKSLPDGIAEVREAVDFLRYYAKQAREQFSHAEKLPSPTGESNELQLHGRGVFVCISPWNFPLAIFLGQVAAALAAGNSVIAKPAEQTNLIGYYAVKLLHDAGVPAEVVQYLPGDGATVGAALTADPRVAGVAFTGSTETARAINRAMAARDAAIGVLIAETGGQNAFIADSSALPEQLVKDAIGSAFTSAGQRCSAARVLFVQDDIADKVMTMLAGAMKELKVGNPGLLSTDVGPVIDADALKILQDHAERMDREARLIAAAELSAEAANGTFFAPRAYELKDLGQLQKEIFGPVLHVIRWKGDQLDAVIDQINATGYGLTLGVHSRIDETVDRISNGVHVGNVYVNRNQIGAVVGVQPFGGQGLSGTGPKAGGPHYLLRFATEKTVTVNTTAAGGNASLLTLGD, translated from the coding sequence ATGAACGCACCCTCCTCTCCCATTGCCGCCAGCGACGCTCCGCGTCCCTCGGCGCTGCTGTCGCCGGAACTGCCGGCGTCTCCCAACCCGTTCCGCCAGGCCATTACCGATGGCTGGCTGAAGGACGAGGCCAGCCATGTGCGCGAGCTGCTGGCGCAGGCACGCCTGCCGGCCGACGAGCAGGCCAAGGTGCAGGCGCTGGCCGCCGACCTGGTCGCCCGCGTGCGCGTGCGCGCAAAGGACCAGGGCGCGATCGAAGCCTTCATGCGCCAGTACGACCTGGGCAGCGAGGAAGGCGTGCTGCTGATGTGCGTGGCCGAGGCGCTGCTGCGCATTCCGGACCAGGAGACCGCCGACAAGCTGATCCGCGACAAGCTGGCCGATGCGGACTGGGAAAAGCACCTGGGCGGCAGCGACTCGGTGCTGGTCAACGCCTCCACCTGGGGCCTGATGCTGACCGGCAAGCTGGTGCAGATGAATGACGCCACCCGCGCCGATGCGCCCAGTGCGTTCAAGCGTCTGGTCGGCCGCGTCGGTGAGCCGGTGGTGCGCCTGGCCGTGCGCCAGGCGATGAAGATCATGGGCCACCAGTTCGTGATGGGCCGCACCATCAGCGAGGCGCTGTCGCGCTCGCACAAGGGCGACAACGCCAGCTACCGCTATTCGTTCGACATGCTGGGCGAAGGCGCGCTGACCATGAAGGACGCGCTGCGCTACCTGGAAGACTACCGTCGTGCGATCCACGCCATCGGTGGTGACCACAAGGCACGTGGTGGCCGCGCGGACGGCGACGTCAACAATGCCCCGGGCATCTCCATCAAGCTGTCGGCGCTGTACCCGCGCTACGAGCACGCCAAGCGCGCGCGCGTGCTGAAGGACCTGGTGCCCGGCGTGCTGGAACTGGCGCAGCTGGCCAAGAGCTACGGCATCGGCTGCACCGTCGACGCCGAAGAATCGGACCGCCTGGAACTGTCGCTGGACATCATCGAACAGGTGTTCTCCGATGCCTCGCTGGCCGGCTGGGATGGCTTCGGCGTGGTCGTGCAGGCGTACCAGAAGCGTACCCCGTACACCATCGATCATCTGGCCGACATGGCCCGCCGCGCCGGTCGTCGCCTGCAGGTGCGCCTGGTCAAGGGCGCCTACTGGGACGCCGAGATCAAGCGTGCGCAGATCGAAGGCTATGCCGGCTACCCGGTGTTCACCCGCAAGCAGAACACCGACGTGTCCTACCTGGCCTGTGCCAAGCGTCTGTTTACCCATGCCGACGCGATCTACCCGATGTTCGCCACGCACAACGCGCACACCATTGCGGCAGTGCGCAGCATCGCCAACGGCGGCGTGTACGAGCACCAGAAGCTGCACGGCATGGGCGACGACCTGTACGCCGAAGTGGTGCCGGCCGACCGCCTGAACCTGCCCTGCCGCGTGTACGCCCCGGTCGGCTCGCATGAAGACCTGCTGCCGTACCTGGTGCGCCGCCTGCTGGAAAACGGCGCCAACTCCAGCTTCGTCAACCGCATCACCGACGAGCGCGTGCCGATCGCCGACCTGGTCCGCGACCCGGTCGAGATGGTGTCCTCGTTCGAATCGATTCCGCATCCCAAGATCCCGCTGCCGGTTGACCTGCTGCGCAGCCAGAACCACGACAGGAAGAACTCCATGGGCGCCAATCTCGCCAACGACAACGAACTGCGCGCCCTGGCCGAGCAGCTCAACGCAGCAGTCAAGCCGTGGCAGGCTGCGCCGCTGGTGCCGGGTGCGAACCCGACCGGCGCATCGCTGCCGGTGACCAACCCGGCCGACACCCGCGACGTGGTCGGTCAGTGGCAGGCCGCCGATGCCGCCACGGTGCAGAAGGCGCTGGCCAATGCCGTGGCCGCGCAGCCGGCCTGGAACCGTACCCCGGCCGCCAGCCGCGCCGCCATCCTCGAGCACGCCGCCGACCAGCTGGAAGCGCGCATGCCCGAATTCATGGCGCTGTGCGTGAAGGAAGCCGGCAAGAGCCTGCCCGACGGCATCGCCGAAGTGCGCGAAGCGGTGGACTTCCTGCGCTACTACGCCAAGCAGGCGCGCGAGCAGTTCAGCCACGCCGAGAAGCTGCCGAGCCCGACCGGTGAATCCAACGAACTGCAGCTGCATGGCCGCGGCGTCTTCGTCTGCATCAGCCCGTGGAACTTCCCGCTGGCGATCTTCCTGGGCCAGGTGGCTGCGGCGCTGGCCGCCGGCAACAGCGTCATCGCCAAGCCGGCCGAGCAGACCAACCTGATCGGCTACTACGCCGTGAAGCTGCTGCACGATGCCGGCGTGCCGGCCGAGGTGGTGCAGTACCTGCCGGGCGACGGCGCTACCGTAGGTGCCGCACTGACCGCCGACCCGCGCGTGGCCGGCGTGGCCTTCACCGGCTCCACCGAGACCGCCCGTGCGATCAACCGCGCGATGGCCGCACGTGATGCCGCCATCGGTGTATTGATCGCCGAGACTGGTGGCCAGAACGCCTTCATCGCCGACTCCTCGGCGCTGCCGGAACAGCTGGTCAAGGATGCGATCGGTTCGGCCTTCACCTCCGCCGGCCAGCGTTGCTCGGCCGCACGCGTTCTGTTCGTGCAGGACGACATCGCCGACAAGGTGATGACGATGCTGGCCGGCGCGATGAAGGAACTGAAGGTCGGCAACCCCGGCCTGCTGTCCACCGACGTCGGCCCGGTGATCGACGCCGATGCGCTGAAGATCCTGCAGGACCACGCTGAGCGCATGGACCGCGAAGCACGCCTGATCGCCGCCGCCGAACTGTCCGCCGAAGCGGCCAACGGCACCTTCTTCGCACCGCGCGCGTATGAGCTGAAGGACCTGGGCCAGCTGCAGAAGGAGATCTTCGGGCCGGTGCTGCACGTGATCCGCTGGAAGGGCGACCAGCTCGACGCGGTGATCGACCAGATCAATGCAACCGGCTACGGCCTCACCCTGGGCGTGCATTCGCGCATCGACGAAACCGTCGACCGCATCAGCAACGGCGTCCACGTCGGCAACGTCTACGTCAACCGCAACCAGATCGGTGCGGTGGTCGGCGTGCAGCCGTTCGGTGGCCAGGGCCTGTCCGGCACCGGCCCGAAGGCTGGCGGCCCGCACTACCTGCTGCGTTTCGCCACCGAAAAGACGGTGACGGTGAACACCACCGCCGCCGGCGGCAATGCCTCGCTGCTGACCCTGGGCGACTGA
- the pnuC gene encoding nicotinamide riboside transporter PnuC codes for MNLSDPNFQLELAANIAVAGSILLAGRNNVHTWWLGIVGCALFAAVFKRSHLYADMVLQFFFVVISVFGWWQWLRGDHGAPLPITRLPARAWSWLLPLAVLATFGYGWMLTRLTNAYAPYIDSAVLVLSVIAQILMMRRKLESWWVWLLVNTIAVPLYYSRGLHLTSILYIGFWINALVALRHWRHLMRAEANAGAAADGVA; via the coding sequence ATGAACCTGTCCGACCCGAACTTCCAGCTGGAGCTGGCCGCCAACATCGCCGTTGCCGGTTCGATCCTGCTGGCCGGTCGCAACAACGTGCATACGTGGTGGCTGGGCATCGTCGGCTGCGCGCTGTTCGCCGCCGTGTTCAAGCGCTCGCACCTGTACGCGGACATGGTCCTGCAGTTCTTTTTCGTGGTCATCAGCGTGTTCGGCTGGTGGCAGTGGCTGCGTGGCGACCACGGCGCGCCGTTGCCCATCACCCGTTTGCCTGCACGCGCGTGGAGCTGGCTGCTGCCGTTGGCGGTGCTGGCAACCTTCGGCTATGGCTGGATGCTGACCCGCCTGACCAACGCGTATGCGCCCTACATCGACTCGGCGGTGCTGGTGCTGAGCGTGATCGCGCAGATCCTGATGATGCGGCGCAAGCTGGAATCTTGGTGGGTGTGGCTGCTGGTCAATACCATCGCGGTGCCGCTGTACTACAGCCGAGGACTGCATCTGACCTCGATCCTGTACATCGGCTTCTGGATCAACGCGCTGGTGGCATTGCGTCACTGGCGGCACCTGATGCGTGCCGAAGCGAACGCGGGCGCGGCGGCCGATGGCGTTGCCTGA
- a CDS encoding cytochrome c oxidase assembly protein: MSETPATAPSRSAGLPRLIGVAVVVFLLTFSLVPLYRIACEKVFGVRLERGPGGEASTGAASGKRTVRVEFDGGVNSRLPWSFHPEQLTMDVVPGELNEALYFARNDSQQAVVGSAVPSVAPARASGFFSKTECFCFTAQTLQAGEKRDMPVRFIVDPDLPPEIRTITLSYTFYRNDALSDRLAPAATSEGAHAAP; the protein is encoded by the coding sequence ATGAGCGAAACGCCGGCCACCGCTCCGTCACGCAGCGCCGGCCTGCCGCGCTTGATTGGCGTTGCAGTAGTGGTGTTCCTGCTGACGTTCTCGCTGGTGCCGCTGTATCGCATCGCCTGCGAAAAAGTGTTCGGCGTGCGCCTGGAGCGTGGCCCGGGCGGCGAAGCCAGCACCGGTGCCGCCAGTGGCAAGCGCACGGTGCGGGTGGAATTCGATGGCGGGGTCAATTCACGGCTGCCGTGGTCGTTCCATCCCGAGCAGCTGACCATGGATGTGGTGCCTGGTGAGCTCAACGAGGCGCTGTACTTCGCCCGCAACGACAGCCAGCAGGCCGTGGTCGGCAGCGCAGTGCCTTCGGTGGCACCGGCGCGCGCGTCAGGGTTCTTCAGCAAGACCGAGTGCTTCTGCTTCACTGCGCAGACGCTGCAGGCCGGCGAGAAGCGCGATATGCCGGTGCGCTTCATCGTCGATCCGGACCTGCCGCCGGAGATCCGGACGATCACCTTGTCCTACACCTTCTACCGCAACGATGCGTTGTCCGATCGGCTGGCTCCGGCCGCCACCTCGGAAGGCGCCCACGCTGCTCCCTGA
- the ctaD gene encoding cytochrome c oxidase subunit I, producing the protein MAHSAVGHDDHHHPQSFFERWFFSTNHKDIGTLYLGFSFIMFVIGAFMSVLIRLELAQPGIQYIRPEIFNQLTTVHALVMIFGGVMPAFVGLANWMIPLQIGAPDMALPRMNNWSFWLLPVAFSLLLLTFLLPGGAPAGGWTLYPPLSLQGGYNVAFTVFAIHVAGISSIMGAINIIATVLNMRAPGIDLLKMPIFCWAWLITAFLLIAVMPVLAGAVTMLLTDKFFGTSFFNAAGGGDPVMFQHIFWFFGHPEVYIMILPAFGVVSEIIPTFSRKPLFGYQAMVYATAAIAFLSFIVWAHHMFTVGMPLGGEIYFMFATMLISIPTGVKVFNWVSTMWRGSLTFEAPMLWSVAFVILFTIGGFSGLMLAIVAADFQYHDTYFVVAHFHYVLVTGAVFALIAAVYYWWPKWTGRMYSEKWAKVHFWWSIVFVNLLFFPQHFLGLAGMPRRIPDYSVAFADWNLISSIGAFGMFATPFMMAAILLSSLRNGEKAEARSWEGARGLEWTLPSPAPAHTFTTPPTIRPGDLAHDDITH; encoded by the coding sequence ATGGCGCACTCGGCAGTTGGGCACGACGATCACCATCATCCGCAGAGCTTCTTCGAGCGTTGGTTCTTCTCGACCAACCACAAGGACATCGGCACGCTGTACCTGGGTTTCAGCTTCATCATGTTCGTCATCGGCGCGTTCATGAGCGTGCTGATCCGGCTGGAACTGGCCCAGCCCGGCATCCAGTACATCCGCCCGGAAATCTTCAACCAGCTGACCACCGTGCACGCGCTGGTGATGATCTTCGGCGGCGTGATGCCGGCCTTCGTCGGCCTGGCCAACTGGATGATCCCGCTGCAGATCGGCGCGCCGGACATGGCGCTGCCGCGCATGAACAACTGGTCGTTCTGGCTGTTGCCGGTGGCCTTCAGCCTGCTGCTGCTGACCTTCCTGCTGCCCGGTGGCGCGCCGGCCGGCGGCTGGACGCTGTACCCGCCGCTGTCGCTGCAGGGCGGCTACAACGTCGCGTTCACCGTGTTCGCCATCCACGTCGCCGGCATCAGCTCGATCATGGGCGCGATCAACATCATCGCCACCGTGCTCAACATGCGTGCGCCCGGCATCGACCTGCTGAAGATGCCGATCTTCTGCTGGGCCTGGCTGATCACTGCGTTCCTGCTGATCGCGGTGATGCCGGTGCTGGCCGGTGCGGTGACGATGCTGCTGACCGACAAGTTCTTCGGCACCAGCTTCTTCAATGCGGCCGGTGGTGGCGACCCGGTGATGTTCCAGCACATCTTCTGGTTCTTCGGCCATCCCGAGGTCTACATCATGATCCTGCCCGCCTTCGGCGTGGTCAGCGAGATCATCCCGACCTTCAGCCGCAAGCCGCTGTTCGGCTACCAGGCGATGGTCTACGCCACCGCGGCGATCGCGTTCCTGTCGTTCATTGTCTGGGCCCACCACATGTTCACCGTGGGCATGCCGCTGGGTGGCGAGATCTACTTCATGTTCGCCACGATGCTGATCTCCATCCCGACCGGGGTGAAGGTGTTCAACTGGGTCAGCACCATGTGGCGTGGCTCGCTCACGTTCGAAGCCCCGATGCTGTGGTCGGTGGCGTTCGTCATCCTGTTCACCATCGGCGGCTTCTCCGGCCTGATGCTGGCGATCGTGGCCGCCGACTTCCAGTATCACGACACTTACTTCGTGGTTGCCCACTTCCACTACGTGCTGGTGACCGGCGCAGTGTTCGCACTGATTGCGGCGGTGTACTACTGGTGGCCGAAGTGGACCGGGCGCATGTACAGCGAGAAGTGGGCCAAGGTGCATTTCTGGTGGTCGATCGTGTTCGTCAACCTGCTGTTCTTCCCGCAGCACTTCCTGGGCCTGGCCGGCATGCCGCGGCGCATTCCCGATTACTCGGTGGCGTTCGCCGACTGGAACCTGATCAGCTCGATCGGCGCATTCGGCATGTTCGCCACGCCGTTCATGATGGCCGCGATCCTGCTGTCCTCGCTGCGCAACGGCGAGAAGGCCGAAGCACGCAGCTGGGAAGGTGCGCGCGGCCTGGAGTGGACGCTGCCGTCGCCGGCACCGGCGCACACCTTCACTACGCCGCCGACCATCCGCCCGGGTGACCTGGCTCACGACGACATCACGCATTGA
- a CDS encoding rhomboid family intramembrane serine protease codes for MFVSLPSRKKATLRWATPVLFAALWLAFLWSISRPDDARGSLWLDWGALSTGLTHPLDWWATLQDGSVLRLFTALFLHADWSHLLGNLVFLLIFGLPAERVLGPWRLLLLFLVGGAISNLVAIYTMGSPDQIIIGASGAVSALIGAYLALFPGARLGVVIPLGLFLEFVRAPAYLLIGVWAALQVVFAYIGPTFGMVAWWAHIGGFVFGVVYGMYVRAAIARRLRKRHGF; via the coding sequence ATGTTTGTCTCCCTCCCCTCGCGCAAGAAGGCGACCCTGCGCTGGGCTACACCCGTGCTGTTTGCGGCACTGTGGCTGGCGTTCCTGTGGTCGATCTCGCGCCCGGACGACGCCCGCGGAAGCCTGTGGCTGGACTGGGGCGCCCTCTCCACAGGCTTGACCCACCCGCTGGACTGGTGGGCGACCCTGCAGGACGGCAGCGTGCTGCGCCTGTTCACCGCCCTGTTCCTGCACGCCGACTGGTCGCACCTGCTGGGCAACCTGGTGTTCCTGCTGATCTTCGGCCTGCCCGCCGAGCGGGTGCTGGGCCCGTGGCGGCTGCTGCTGCTGTTCCTGGTGGGCGGGGCGATCTCCAACCTGGTCGCGATCTACACCATGGGCAGCCCGGACCAGATCATCATCGGTGCCAGCGGTGCGGTGTCGGCATTGATCGGCGCCTATCTGGCGCTGTTCCCCGGCGCGCGCCTGGGGGTGGTGATTCCGCTGGGACTGTTCCTGGAATTCGTGCGCGCCCCGGCCTACCTGTTGATCGGCGTATGGGCGGCGCTGCAGGTGGTGTTCGCCTACATCGGCCCGACCTTCGGCATGGTGGCCTGGTGGGCGCACATCGGCGGCTTCGTGTTCGGCGTGGTGTACGGCATGTACGTGCGCGCGGCAATCGCACGGCGACTGCGCAAGCGGCACGGGTTCTGA
- a CDS encoding DUF2244 domain-containing protein yields the protein MIEVLTAPDGSGTQLRLRPPRALDARQFVLLFAVLSGVMWLVSAFGWVAGNAFAPLFALLYSLLLAAALRALWRSGERQEEIRVVPAYVEVIPVAGGSPVFRAHPHWVRLLTDDQRVRLASSGRQVEVGSFLAPAERQTLVETLEDLLAASDGGNRRR from the coding sequence ATGATCGAGGTGCTTACAGCTCCGGATGGGTCAGGTACGCAGCTGCGACTGCGTCCCCCACGGGCGCTCGATGCCCGGCAGTTCGTCCTGTTGTTTGCTGTGTTGTCGGGAGTGATGTGGCTGGTGTCCGCCTTCGGGTGGGTGGCCGGCAACGCATTCGCCCCCCTGTTCGCGCTGCTGTACAGCCTGTTGCTGGCAGCTGCGTTGCGCGCGTTGTGGCGCAGCGGTGAACGGCAGGAGGAGATCCGGGTAGTGCCGGCGTACGTGGAGGTCATCCCCGTAGCCGGTGGATCGCCGGTGTTCCGGGCCCACCCGCACTGGGTGCGCCTGCTCACCGACGACCAGAGGGTCCGGCTGGCATCCAGCGGCCGGCAGGTGGAGGTGGGGAGTTTCCTCGCGCCGGCCGAACGTCAAACGCTTGTTGAAACGCTTGAAGATTTGCTCGCCGCCAGCGATGGCGGCAACCGACGACGCTAA
- a CDS encoding outer membrane protein transport protein, with product MQTASTIARLTLLAVGVAGALAAADANAAAFQLKENSAKGLGRAFAGSTSAEGDASVVATNPASMRLLEGTQIQGDVSAISFGAKFRGEGRYANGAPISGGNGGDAGMIAPVPAAYFHVPFGEKDNMHFGVSLTVPFGFKTEYDRDWVGRYNGVKTELQAIDLGAAFSYDVNPYLSFGASVFAERLNVDLTSAVDGGTAINASAQQRAAAAALAAGRTPAQAQAAAQAAGRQAAQLGFSPGTADGYLRIKGDEVSVGYTLGMTVSPVEGTNIAFSYRSEVEHKITDGKADFTMTPAAAAFLAQAAPGTFVDSNGRASITLPASATVSFTHRVNDQWKIMADVSRTAWSKFDEVRVDYDSNQPDSVLPFHYRDTTFASIGTEYRLNEQLTLRGGLAYDQTPTTDAHRDVRVPDTTRKWLSLGLTWAPSEKMEYSVGYTHLFTKDPNINSTSATANNVVGKYKVTGDVLAASMQYKF from the coding sequence ATGCAAACTGCTTCCACCATTGCCCGCCTGACCCTGCTGGCCGTCGGCGTTGCCGGTGCGCTGGCCGCCGCCGACGCCAATGCCGCCGCCTTCCAGCTGAAGGAAAACAGCGCCAAGGGCCTGGGCCGCGCCTTCGCTGGTTCCACCTCTGCCGAAGGCGATGCCTCGGTGGTCGCCACCAACCCGGCTTCGATGCGCCTGCTCGAAGGCACCCAGATCCAGGGTGACGTCAGCGCCATCAGCTTCGGCGCCAAGTTCCGCGGCGAAGGCCGTTACGCCAACGGCGCTCCGATTTCCGGCGGCAACGGCGGCGACGCCGGCATGATCGCCCCGGTCCCGGCTGCGTACTTCCACGTGCCGTTCGGCGAGAAGGACAACATGCACTTCGGCGTGTCGCTGACCGTGCCGTTCGGCTTCAAGACCGAATACGACCGTGACTGGGTCGGCCGCTACAACGGCGTCAAGACCGAACTGCAGGCCATCGACCTGGGTGCGGCCTTCTCCTATGACGTCAACCCGTACCTGTCGTTCGGTGCGTCGGTGTTCGCCGAGCGCCTGAATGTCGACCTGACCAGCGCCGTCGACGGTGGTACCGCCATCAACGCCAGCGCCCAGCAGCGCGCCGCCGCTGCTGCACTGGCTGCTGGCCGCACCCCGGCACAGGCCCAGGCCGCTGCCCAGGCCGCTGGCCGCCAGGCCGCACAGCTCGGCTTCTCGCCGGGCACCGCTGATGGCTACCTGCGCATCAAGGGTGACGAAGTGTCCGTCGGCTACACCCTGGGCATGACCGTCAGCCCGGTGGAAGGCACCAACATCGCCTTCAGCTACCGCTCGGAAGTCGAACACAAGATCACCGACGGCAAGGCCGACTTCACCATGACTCCGGCGGCTGCCGCGTTCCTGGCGCAGGCTGCCCCGGGTACCTTCGTTGACAGCAACGGCCGTGCGAGCATCACCCTGCCGGCCAGCGCCACGGTCAGCTTCACGCACCGCGTGAACGACCAGTGGAAGATCATGGCCGACGTGTCGCGCACTGCATGGAGCAAGTTCGACGAAGTGCGCGTCGACTATGACTCCAACCAGCCCGACAGCGTGCTGCCGTTCCACTACCGCGACACCACCTTCGCTTCGATCGGTACCGAGTACCGTCTGAACGAGCAGCTGACCCTGCGTGGCGGTCTGGCATACGACCAGACCCCGACCACCGACGCCCACCGCGACGTCCGCGTGCCGGATACCACCCGCAAGTGGCTGTCGCTGGGTCTGACCTGGGCGCCGTCGGAGAAGATGGAATACAGCGTGGGCTACACCCACCTGTTCACCAAGGATCCGAACATCAACTCGACCTCCGCTACCGCCAACAACGTTGTCGGCAAGTACAAGGTCACCGGTGACGTGCTGGCTGCGTCGATGCAGTACAAGTTCTGA
- a CDS encoding AAA family ATPase, translating to MALPDRVPRGLVVGKFCPLHLGHERLIEFASTRCRQLLVIGWSQPGFAGYSAARREHWLRARFPQATIVVLDDARLAAMCEQQGVAVRKLPQDTDSEQVQRAFTAWLCVMLFGGPVQAVFTGEDYGDGFAAALAQHFNAPVQHHRLERSTDIGQASGTELRADPHAHRHSLSGSVYADHVQRVAFIGGESTGKSTLARVLAERLGTAWVPEFGRTLWEQQGGELRAQDLLRIAATQPQHEDQAAPHAHRWLFCDTTPLVTLGYSGWMFGTAPEPLQRAAARAYDLLFLCAPDIPFEQDGTRVGEDFRLRQHAWYLQQLQARGVEYVLLEGDLETRIARVQCELVKRADHRFSVVPHL from the coding sequence ATGGCGTTGCCTGATCGGGTACCGCGCGGGTTGGTGGTCGGCAAGTTCTGCCCGCTGCACCTGGGCCACGAGCGGCTGATCGAATTCGCCTCTACACGCTGTAGGCAGCTGCTGGTGATCGGCTGGTCACAGCCTGGCTTTGCCGGCTACAGCGCCGCGCGGCGCGAGCACTGGCTGCGCGCGCGCTTCCCGCAGGCCACCATCGTGGTACTTGATGATGCGCGTCTGGCCGCGATGTGCGAGCAGCAGGGTGTGGCGGTGCGCAAGCTGCCGCAGGACACGGACAGCGAGCAGGTGCAACGTGCATTCACTGCATGGCTGTGCGTGATGTTGTTCGGTGGACCGGTGCAGGCGGTGTTTACGGGTGAGGACTATGGCGATGGTTTTGCCGCGGCCCTGGCGCAGCATTTCAATGCTCCGGTGCAGCATCATCGGCTGGAGCGTTCAACCGACATCGGCCAGGCCAGTGGTACGGAACTGCGCGCAGACCCGCATGCGCATCGGCACAGCCTGAGCGGGTCGGTGTATGCCGACCACGTGCAACGCGTGGCGTTCATCGGCGGTGAGTCCACCGGCAAGAGCACGTTGGCGCGGGTGCTGGCCGAACGCCTGGGCACGGCATGGGTGCCGGAGTTCGGGCGTACGTTGTGGGAACAACAGGGTGGTGAGCTGCGGGCGCAGGATCTGCTGCGCATCGCTGCGACCCAGCCGCAGCACGAGGACCAGGCCGCGCCGCACGCGCATCGTTGGTTGTTCTGCGATACCACGCCGTTGGTGACGCTGGGCTACAGCGGCTGGATGTTCGGCACAGCGCCAGAACCGCTGCAGCGGGCCGCAGCGCGTGCGTACGACCTGCTGTTCCTGTGCGCGCCGGATATTCCGTTCGAGCAGGATGGGACGCGGGTAGGGGAGGATTTCCGTCTACGACAGCACGCGTGGTACCTGCAGCAGTTGCAGGCGCGTGGGGTCGAGTACGTGTTGCTGGAAGGTGATCTGGAGACGAGGATTGCGCGGGTGCAGTGCGAGCTGGTGAAGCGGGCGGACCACCGGTTCAGTGTCGTCCCGCATCTGTAG
- the coxB gene encoding cytochrome c oxidase subunit II produces MKQSRGWGTKCVAMAAAMGALLSMPGTALAQAADPKPWQLNMGKGVTQTSRLAWESNNLSLIVCTVIGVIVFGAMAYAMFKFRKSKGAVAATFSHNTKAEVIWTVIPVIILVVMAWPATANLIKMYDTRDAEMTVKVTGYQWMWKYEYLGENVTFTSRLDRESDRMRQSGKVPTRESHPHYLLDVDNRLVLPVDTKVRFVITSDDVIHAWWVPALGWKQDAIPGFINEAWTSIEQPGVYRGQCAELCGKDHGFMPIVVEAVSKEDFKQWLAQRKPAPAPVTPAAPAEPTAPAGETPQPAAPAAAEAGNAPAAAASGA; encoded by the coding sequence ATGAAGCAAAGCAGAGGGTGGGGCACGAAGTGCGTTGCAATGGCCGCCGCGATGGGGGCCCTGCTGTCGATGCCGGGGACGGCGCTGGCCCAGGCGGCCGATCCAAAGCCGTGGCAGTTGAACATGGGCAAGGGGGTGACCCAGACCTCGCGCCTGGCCTGGGAGTCGAACAACCTCTCGCTGATCGTCTGTACGGTGATCGGCGTGATCGTGTTCGGCGCCATGGCCTACGCGATGTTCAAGTTCCGCAAGTCCAAGGGCGCGGTCGCCGCCACCTTCAGCCACAACACCAAGGCCGAGGTGATCTGGACGGTGATCCCGGTGATCATCCTGGTGGTGATGGCGTGGCCGGCCACGGCCAACCTGATCAAGATGTACGACACCCGCGATGCCGAGATGACGGTCAAGGTCACCGGCTACCAGTGGATGTGGAAGTACGAGTACCTGGGCGAGAACGTGACCTTCACCAGCCGCCTGGACCGCGAGTCCGACCGCATGCGGCAGAGTGGCAAGGTGCCGACCCGCGAGAGCCATCCGCACTACCTGCTGGATGTCGACAACCGGCTGGTACTGCCGGTGGACACCAAGGTGCGCTTCGTCATCACCTCCGACGATGTGATCCACGCCTGGTGGGTGCCGGCGCTGGGCTGGAAGCAGGACGCGATTCCGGGCTTCATCAACGAAGCCTGGACCAGCATCGAGCAGCCCGGCGTCTACCGCGGCCAGTGCGCGGAGCTGTGCGGCAAGGACCATGGCTTCATGCCGATCGTGGTCGAGGCGGTGTCCAAAGAGGACTTCAAGCAGTGGCTGGCGCAGCGCAAACCGGCGCCTGCACCGGTGACGCCTGCCGCGCCCGCCGAACCCACCGCGCCTGCCGGTGAAACGCCGCAGCCAGCAGCACCGGCCGCCGCCGAGGCCGGCAACGCGCCTGCCGCGGCGGCCAGCGGAGCCTGA